In the genome of Mytilus edulis chromosome 14, xbMytEdul2.2, whole genome shotgun sequence, the window GGTGCCCAATGAAACCCTTGCAAAAATGCAGATAATACAGATTCTTTACTATAAAGTTTCTGGGGGACCAGGAACCATtgtaaatacataaaaatgtaattttgtATACTTATGAatcaataactttaaaaatttaataattagACACATAAGCTAACAAACattataaaagaattaaaataccATTTATGGTAGCCACACTATTGTGCTGATTTTAACTTTTGTCCTTGTACATTGAACATATCCAAGGGATCATAATTTCGGAAAAACCATGGTGGCTGAAATAATTTTCACACTTTGATGTGTGGTTTCATGTGAATAAATGTAAgttacatttattttcacactTTTAACTTTCAGCAGTGAAGTGCtatgtatataaattatttttaatttgagttaTTTCCCATTGCTCAGAATGGGActagaattaatttttttttgataggTGGCCTAGATTGATGCTTATGTTATGATCTATTTTAATTTATGAGTTATCTAAGTTTGAACAGGAATGGTGTAATTAATAAGTATATGgttaaatacatgtagtatatcaATGAATGTATCCCTTCAAATGGTTTTAGTCAGAAGTtgtaaaaatatcattataactatttttaagttatttgtctttttaatgtaGAAGTCCCAGTTGATCCTGTTTGAGTTTCAAGATTTccaaatatcattttcatgcaGGAATTATGGTTTGCTGTCACTCTGACAGACTGTTGTTCTGAATCTTATATGGGAACAATGCAATTAAAGAGGTATATCACCAGAAAAACTCATACTTACAAAAATTAACCAAAGCAGACAACATTcaaactttctaaaaaaaaaattaaaaacaaaccttTAATAATTGAAATGTATCTGAagctcttttctggatttaccttcatcagaaactcTTATAGTCAAAGCCAAAgtagggaagaaagataccaaagataccaaaagggTCAGTCAAACTCATTTATTGATagataaactgacaataccatgtccaaaaaagaaatagacataattttttatatagaatagaccACTGGTGTACCGTTTGAATGGtgttacacttgtaattttggggcccatcatagcttgttgttcggtgtgaaccaaggctccgtgttcaaggccataccttgacctattattgtttactttataaattgttatttggatggagaattgtcacattggcactaatatcgcATCTTCCTATACCTAAATAACAGTTTAcagaacacaaaataaaaaaactaaagactaagcaacacaaactcaACCAAAAACAGTTGGTGGTATGAGGTGCTCCAGAAGGCAGCAGTTGTTTTGTTCAAGTTATTACAAATCGTGCAAATAGTCTAACTTGGTAAAGTCACATGCATGAAAAGAGAAGGGGTGGTAGTAACTACATAAGGAGCATATATATCTGATTCCATCTGTCAAACTGCTcatccataatggtcaaccaccTCGTGACGGCCTCCCTCTAAATGAATTAACAAATTTCTTGGAACATAAGGTTGATATCAGATGTTGTTTAAGGGGGAGCACACTTGAATTAACTTATCTAAGAATATCAGTTAAAATCTGTTTGACAGTAAAAATGTGTTACACAGtaaaaatcttattttcaaatttgGTTCGATGAATCAATCTTTTCTATTCTGAAAATAGATTTTATTATTTGGAACAAATTTGtatacttttctttattttttcataacatttttattatagatacagaaacagaccaagcacATGTATCAGGTATCCTATCTTTACAGTCTGCATCATCTTTATCAGGATCATCTTCACATCCATTTTCATTAGATTCATTGACTTCTTCTGCTACATCTGAATCTGCAACATCCTTTCAAACAGCTTCTATGACATCTTTGGCTTCATCTAATTCTGCAACATCAAACCAAACAGGTTCATGCTCAACATCTACTGATCACATATATTCCAAGAATAATGAGAAATCTTCAACCGTAAAATCTAAGGGTAAAGAAGATAAGCAAAGATCAACAATTCCTGCTGCCATAGATCACGATTATATTGTATCTAAGCCTTCCCCTGTTGTACAAAATATAATGGTAGATAAAATCAtggattttaaaaacaatatagatataaattcaAAAACAGAAATGAAAGAAGCAGACACAGAAATTCTTATGTCCATcttgaaaacaaaaaacaaaagagaaGTTATCAAACATCTCCTCACAACTGAGGGTTTTCAAGACAGCATCCTGTGCCTTTTGATGGAGGAAATAAATTTGATGTCCAATCGTCTAAGAAATAGGAAACTATTTTATGTTAGTGAGTTGATGAAAAAGAGACCAGAggatttgaaattttttaaatggaATGAAATTATTTGTGAGTTCATGGTAAAATTTCCAACAGTTTTCAGTTTGATATTGACAATGTTCTTAACGCCACAAGACATGGAGAACAAAGATAAAATAGAAGCTATTATACCAAGAATAGCAATGGTTTACAGCATGCTAATGCAGGGAAGAAACAAAGAGCTCAGCAGAATTCAGCGAATAACATCACTGTTTTTGTTTGACAACATATGTGATCAAAaggtaaataaatgttttatactaTTCATGTACAGAGAATTCATCCTTGATTCCTTTATAATGCAATGGTGATCAATCTGGTAttgtttttaaagcaattgcttttatgccgtcgcgtatggccatctctgtgacccagatcagagactccgcccagatcaagccatagtattttgtttaacaggctcctggtcagtcattctttaacacctatgtatgttttctaatgcaatacatagcttgatactttaaaaaaaagttagtggatttaagaagtttcagaatatgttcttgtagatgtatttttgtatttaaagggtcaaccgtttgactatcaaataacatagaagtccgagtgaaaaaaagtacatttttataaatgcgattccgttttccgccgttcgtaagatgtttcaacaaaatatggattcatttcagttgttgatttagtattgaaaatttaactgaattatctcctaataaatacggtttttaatgtttaatttgtgtttctttaagaggtcaggtgctcttgttcattcataaaattatcgttcattcatacatttaccgtaaaatcaaaatcactacacaggttaatgcgtagtgtcaaattattacctgtaatctaaaaatagacaaactttatttgcgcaaataatttagcggaacgaaacccttgttgaaaacacataacaataagttcgttttccttttctgtcaaaactccgtaatatttatcgatcaccttactaatgaaatggacccgtccaaacgtagtaggtccaaggacacagttatcgtcctttacgaatatagtccctagtgtaaacagtgtataacttgcatgtcttatttgatacactttcccaatttatttcttgatattaaatgcatgaaatatcaagtagggggatgtaattacatataaaaaaaaattgggtgctgaatctttatgttaagaagtaaattggtccagttctaaaaggtcaaattttagcacgtctgaagctgtcaaactgaattttacacccccttaacacagaattgtcaatattttgagttagagctggtagaagtttctataattttgatattatttgtctcactggtagtacactacactgtaaaaatctttttgagaaagagcaggtgcgatttttttaatttgaatttattgtctaaaagaaatgcactacgaaataactgtgttctcgggccagtagatgccaagtcggtccagatgaagagatatttacaatttggaattttctagtttattaatacatagattgaaaaaagtacgtctttttaaatatcatgatcaaaactgggtttgcataacaaatgtcagatgaaaccattatcctcgtcttttcagtgaacaagtctactacgtttgttgtcaacactcgacggtccaccgtgttagcaattttatttcacatgttttcgaaatattgaagatcatttttcgcaatgtttcctgaaaattgaaaaatatcaaagcaacgtagagctgtttgttcttgttcgtataataacattgagaatggaaatggggaatttgtcaaagagacaacaacccgaccatagaacaggttgggaacaacccacCAAATGGGGAACTGTTCCCCAAATGAGTAACAATCCCTCATTTGAGTAATCATTTTGTAGtgctaaaaaacaaaattttcttaaCTGAGTCTTTTTCTTAAAATGGCACATATTCATGAAAAATgcaacaacttttctaaaagatgatTATCCTTATCTTTATTTACTGAGAAGATACAAGCCTATGAAAAATCAGAAAATTTGACTATTTTCTAGGCTTCTAACTTTTTTTAACccacaataaaaatatatttctttgggAGAAGTTGTtccattttctataattttgtgcCATTTTACCTAAAAAGAcctattttaagaaaattttgtttttagcaTTATGAAATGATTACTCAAATGAGGGATTGTTACTCATTTGGGGAATAGTTCCCCATTTGGCGGGTTGTCCCCAACCTGTAgaacagcagaattaaggtcaccaacaggtcttcaatgcagcgaaaaattcccgcacccggaggcgtccttcagctggcccctgtacaatatatatactagttcagtgataacgatttaatgtcatgtttgtctgtgatgacccccccccccccttttcgggattgcatgagaattgtagttatcttgacccacatgcacttgtttctatccataggaaggtcgactatcaaaactatttatatggataatcgaccttcctatggataaaaacaagtgcctgtgctcgtaccgcatcagaaggacacatgTCAACTGaacaataatgtttggaacttagttttaaaaatgatgacaaagtaacattatgaaaatatttttattaagctgaaatatacatttattctttacatgtttatgtcttgtaagatattttatttctttcccgttttttaacatttgcgtctgtaaagttgaaatgttttaacttaatcatttgtgttaatggttaaatataaattaataatgaaaattgttaaaattaaatcaataaaggaaattattgccaaggaagttacaaacactaccaggggataatccatgatgatttctttttgagttatatgtttcagcacatgtatatttgaccccaactttagcctggtaaacgtgttgtctccttgtgaaatataaaacatattaaaaatgactttctgctagtcttttatttatataaagttaaaaccttcttacttttaactagacaacactcatgtcaggtttaattcttgtatatatgtggatgaaaaataaaagtccccaaacattaacatggcagcaattgcttttacagcctttaaggctttgatttctAGGTGTTATACTGGAAATAGTTAAACAAGCAAGAAGGTGGAATATATATCTATGtgttcaaataaattaaaaattcatGATAGCTAATAAGAAAACTCTCCCTAAGAGACCAAAagccacagaaattaacaactttaggtcaggatacagcctttaacaatgagcaattaATAACAATGTATAATGTCGACTCcaattttttataaatactaaaaaaataaaagaaaatcattaatgaaatgaaaaatctAGCAATACAATACATCAAATACTTAAAGGGTACTTTGAACAACTGTGTGCAGTGCAGTATGGTACCATGTGAGGTATAACTGGAACCAGTAGACTTGTGGTATAATAATActgttcagaaaaaaaataaactttttttcatgaAAAGAAGATGGTTTTATTTAGGATAAATGTTACACTTCTGGTTTTAATGTGTTTTCTTTTCAAGTTAAGACAATTCAGAATACCTGTGAATACAATTAAACTTCAATACACAGAATACTAATTTGTTTACTcacttaattttattttaaaagaattattacttttaaaatatacttcatattAAGGAAGATTCATTTAACTTGCAGGTGTTTGATAGACTTCAGATGGTTGGTGTATGCCTAAGTTATGAAAGAAGCCTACAAATTGTAGAGATGATTGGAGGCCATTTCAATGATAAGGTAGTGCAGCTGGTAAAGGACAACACTCGTTTCCGAATTATTGGTGACAACATCAATTGGACTGTTGGTGTTCATGACCAACGAATTAACAACAAACAGAAAATGATGCATGCTTTTGGTTCAGCAGTGATAGTACAAAACCTGACCTTCACCAATCTAGACAGAGTTGTACCACAACAGCTTTATAGTCAAACACCAGTTCAAAACTTCATACCATCAGAGGATGATTACAACCTTATAACAACTGACTACATCATTCTAATGTCAAGGGTTGTTTTTGAACACATTCCATACTTCAAAACATTTTCAGATATTGTTCCAATTAACATCAACACACCATGTAGtcctaatttgaaaaaaaagtcagaaGTCATACCATTACCTGTTCTGTTCAAAAACGAGCAATACTATCAAGATGTCGTAGGGATACTTGACTTCTATGAGAAATGTTTAAAAGATGCGCATGATAAAGCAGGAAAACAACTCCATAATCAGACATATCAGATAGGAGGAGACCAGCTGACACGAGAGAGATTCTCAGGAGCAAAGTCACTCAGAGCACACCATCTTAATCCTAGTGACAAATTCAGCCACTTGAGTCCAATAACTTTTGAACTTTTCCACATGTTGATGTCCTACCTCAAAATGTCATTGAACCTCACATACAAACAAGAAAGTGGTCAGGATATTGGAACCTTAAAATCACTCCAAGATAGACTTTCCAGAAAAAATATTGGTGACAATGTGAATGATCACTATGAAGCAAATAAAGACTTTTTTATTTCTGTTACTGACATGTACATTGTGGAGTGTTTCTTGGAGTTTTTTGGTATGGAAGATAAATATTCAACGCCAACTAAACATGTGCCACCAACCTTTAACACAAATGATGAAATGAAGGAATGGTATTTCAGTACTGTGGAGATGATAGTCAAACAACATGTTTTCCTCCAAACTATAACCACAGGTGCAAAACAACAAATGCTGGaaggtatatatatttatatatatacgtgTGTGTGAGCATGAAACATTAAATGAACTGAGTTCACTAACCATCATTATAAAATACTAGGATAAAAGCAACTATTTGTCCAAATACACTTGATGTGTACATTACAATTCACCTTGGtcaaattaaacatatatatactgaATCCTTGATCAGACACACTGACACAAAAAGCAGGTTTAGACAGGCAGCAAGGGTTATATAAATTGGGcgtaagattttaatttttactataGATGTTTCAATTAACACTGATCAAACTATAAACTAACTTTCAGCATGAATAAGTAAGaaaacagatttgtttttttgATTAATGAATTATGACAGAATTCTAAACTTCAAAATCTGTTCTCATTGTGATTATATACATGATTggatagtaatttttttttcaaatttgattgtgatattgatttaaaaaatatatctaattTTGAAAACTAATTCTTTACAGTTGATGGTCAAGTATTCCGGTTAGTTTTGGCGAATGGGAAAACCATCACACTAATGAAGAAAACAATATCAAAGTCAAAGAAAGGTGATCAGATTAGTAATTATGGAAATCAAATACTCCAACTAGGATTGTTATTTAAAGACTTGATAGATATGATACATATGCCAGAAAGAGTAAGAGGGATACGTTTGTTGAAACTTGCAATGATGtattttaaaatctataataATCTATCTAAGTATGCCTTAGAAATACTCAGACTCCTGGTACATCAGTTATGTACTTTTAATTTGTCTGAGAAAGGCTCCAATGAGGAGTTCTACGCCATGTTTGTGAATACAGGAGGAAAATTTGAAACACATATACCTGCTGATCGAAGAATGGAGTACCTTGTCAAAGAAGTGAAACAACATGTTAAGCATATGTACTCCAACAAAACAGAAGAGAATATTTCAAACCGTACCAGGGCAATATCTGGAATTCGTGAAATTTCAGTGAATTTTGACCAACAGTCAGGGGTAATTATACGCTCAAAAAAACATTCCGACAAATCATCTAAGGAAGATGAACTGGCTATTTTATCAGATTTACGAGATATTAGACCATTTCATTGTCAACCTGGTAGGAAACATTCATGTTTTGGAGAAATGTCATCATCTGTTGTTCAAAACCTTGATGTGGACCATTATCACAATTGGATCAATACCAGAAAAGTTAAATTTGCTTTGGAAAATGGGAACTAAACATTGACATTATTAATAGTCTGTAATTTGCCAGGtccaatttgtttttttgtaacttGTTTTCTTTGGATTGATCTGAAGATTGAAGATATTTCATCAGATTTTTGTAGATTGTTGTTATGATGTATTTGATAATTACACGATTTTCCCTGGTTGGATGAAGGGTTTGACACCTTCAAACTAGTTAAACCCAACCATAGTCTGTTGTTGTTGGTTGatctaatatttgttttttttaattttttttatatgagcacttagttttctaaaaaaaatatctcacttTTTTCAagtgggaccttttatagctgactataggTTTATCTCATTGATAAAGGCTATACTTATTTGATTGCCTATGATTGCTTACATTTAATTCTTTTGAACTTTGGtcatgagagttgtctcattggcaatcttaccacatctccatatttttatgACAGTTCTTCTTAATTAAAACTACTATATAGCTTTTATCCAATCaatcattttttcttcaaatatattcCATCTTTGGTTTGTATTGATATTTGATATGTAAAGgtcataaagttttttttttaaacctggttgATGGTAAACGTAAAATCAAAAGAACTAACATACAATATGCATATAGCTTTTTATATACTacaaatattttcaactttttaactagttacttgaaacattttttacctattataaaGAAAATGCACGATTACTTACACTGTTTTCTTTAGTTTAAAAATCTACATTTACCATATACAATGTAGAGAATATTGGACATTTTCTTTGCTGTTTCATATGATAGACCAGCAATAATTACTCTAgtttggaaataaaatattcaccttttttttttagatattagcAAAGGCAAAaatgattattcaaaattattttttttgtcaaaataattcACAAATTAAAATAGTGGAAAGATACAGACTGTCAGATATTTACAGTATTTTACCGGtagttattgtatttatttgttattgaaatttaaaaaatgccaCAGATGATCTCTTTAATAAAGCTCTACAAGTCTTTTTCTCCGTTAAaagtatataattgtaatttctgtGAGGTACCCTTGAAAACctgtcttaaggtggtacccaacactttcactaaaattaatttggttcgtttaattttcataaaatttcgtcaaagtatttactttgagactttgataaatatataaaaaaaaaattttttttgaaccaaccgttttgtcagaaaaaatacactggttatatagcaatttgacaaacttcaattttgatcattgagaagctaaatattccttttacaacacaacgtaattaaaacgtttagctgattttacagagttatctccctgtagtgttaggtaccaccttaaactttTTGAAAGTCTGATTAAACCTTTTTTCACATATGGTAGTGAAATGTGGTTATTTGATCATTacataaatttgaataattttgacaatcTACCAACTGATAGAATACAACAAAAGATGTGGGAATATATTCTGAGGGTCAAAACATAGTCATCAAATATGTCTAGTAGACTTGAATGTAACAGGAATCCAAtgttgtttattaattttgtttaatgtatAGTTATCATAAaacaatacttaaaataaatatagcTAGAATATTATATAGTGCATTTAATGCAGGTCAATAATTATCTCATGAAAACTTAAAATGCTGGTTTTCTACACTGAATAAAATGTTAAAGTACTTAAacttaatacaaaaaaattgacaataaaaactCTTATAAGATAATATAATCAGCAATCTGTCTTACAACCACAAATAATCATATCTGGAGCTGTGGACAGAAACCTGGTGTTTTTTAgtaatatttttgtttcaaattttgttccCAGTACTATCTTCAAAccaatcttttcaaaaatatgaaaagtaaaattacacaactacatgtatgtgctcagtttttaaattttaaaatgggaAGATACAATAAACCCAAAATTCCAAGATAACTACGTTTTTGCAAATTTTTCACTCAGTACAGACTGAAGaagatttataaaaatcttgTGATGAATATAAAGTGTTTAAAGGTACCagattatattataaaatataaggCACATTGTTTACCAATCTTATGGCTTAAATTTAAAAGATTCATGAAATAATCAtttttctaaacttttttttatcattttctaaaGTTTTAAATCCACAAAATATTACTGAATGTACATGTaatcatttattcaaatttgtCAGAGATGCATTAGACATAGGAAACAATTCATAAAAGGAGGGTTACAATTGTATAACATGTGaaacattgaaattttgttttgtatgatatcatacatgtatgatatttaaTGGAGAATACTTATGTTATATTACTTATCTAATCTGAATCTGAAAATTTGGAGTTATCTCCAATTGTTTTGACCAACTTTTTGTGAATGAAGTATTAGTGGTACATTTTATTTCTAACAGtgaaacattttaattgaaaggTGGCAAATTAGGTGTTCTTCAACTTAATTGTTTGTTTACTTCTGAAAATCATAACAAGATAGGCccattttcttgtatttttttttataaaaatttgtttaaacacTGAAATAGCCCAGTCAATCCATTTTAACTTTCGACTATTAATATGCAGTTTTAAATTGTGTTAAGATTTAATTTAATGTTTGTACAATGAGTAAAATGTTACTCAAATAATGCTGCTTTAGGTGAACATAAGGAAATAAGCCCTGGATGTCCTCTTCACATTTAATGTCTTTGTAGTtcaaaacaattttgtcaaacaaAGTTTGGGTCAATCCTGTCACAAGTTgttggtttaacatgtttatttgaTCATTTTCGGCATTAAAATAAGATTCTAGCATTTCCTTTAATTGTGTAGAATCAGGTTCATCAGCACATTGACAATTATCTATCACCTCACACTTTTCCACTTCACTTACAAGACAATGATCACATTCACACTCTTTTTCACATACATCACAGCAGTTATGCTTAAGTATTGAATCTAAATCAACCTTTGTCTCAAAATACTGGCTTAGAAACTTTCTTCTGCATGTTTTTAGGAGGCAGAATTCTCTCACTTCTGGTTGTACAATGGTGTTGGTGGCAATATCACTCATATTGTAATGCATATATGCACTGCTTTGTCGACCATCTCTACCAGCTGTACCAATTTCTTGTAGATAACCTAAACGAgtaaacaataattgtttttgttaaatcatttcctttcatttttcaaatttttggttctGACATTCATGAAAAAAACGAAACAATATTACATATTTCAAATCTTAgaactgcaatttttttctaagaACTAGGGGTTCAATTAGTCAtagtgaaatgtttttttttcattttctgttaaAGTCTCATGTTTTTTTGCATGTTGGTGTATCAGCATATGAAAATGTGACCAACATACAGCATTGGCTTTTGATCTCAAGGTATAAATATGGATTTTTGTATTGTAAATACTTGTGACCTATgacttttcatctttttttacaAAGTGTTATGATATTTGGAATATCACAAAAGGATGAAGTGTATGCTTTTTAGGcgtctatgtatatatatatatatatatagttacaatTATTGGCCTTTCACTTGTTGTAAAATATGAAAGTCTTTGtgaaaattaattaatatatgcATAATCCAGAACTTTTCTAtttagataaatatatttatatttataaatatgcaattgtgtaatatatatgtattagaCCGCAGTCAAATTTTTTAAGGTGCTTATGATCCAATTCTtgcaatttaaatattataaactgTTAACATAAATAGTCAGTTTTATGTTTCCATATGTAGATGGGAGATAACTACCCTTATATTTTATCAGTTGAGTCTGCTTTTTATGCAGCTCTGAACACCATGGTTCTGTTGGTATTAATAGACACAGTCTAAAGgggaataatccttacatatgatACTGATTGTCTCCCATATCAATTATGTATTCAGTGTTTTATAATgttgtattttattatattattatttcattgttatcaTATTGTATGAAATTTTGAAACCCTAATAACCTTTAGTGTAATACGTTATATAGCCTTAATACTTGCATTCCAAAGAACTTGGTGGTCCAATGTGGCAAACCCTTTCCACATCTGGGGCATCAGTGCCCATACCATAAGCTTGAGTGGCAAAAAGCAACTTTATGGATCCATGTGTGTCTGCCATGTTCTgtgctatattttttttcatctagaattatacaatttatttcaaatgcaaatgatttataatgatttcatttttctttatacatgtaaaatactgTTTCATTCAATTcgttgtttattgtttaatacTAATGAAATATGTTGAATAAAGTGGACATGGACATTAATGTTCTGTAACAattaaactggtttttttttgcatcCATGTACAAAGATGAATAAGGGTTCTGTCCATGgccaaatattaaaattaaatcaaagtcAAAAGCACTAAATGCATGAGCGTTATGAGTATATGACCGCATTAAGTTAAAATGAAAATTCATAATATAAGTAGTAACCAATGGATGTCACTGTCATAATTTGTT includes:
- the LOC139504026 gene encoding putative ATP-dependent DNA helicase Q1; amino-acid sequence: MADTHGSIKLLFATQAYGMGTDAPDVERVCHIGPPSSLECYLQEIGTAGRDGRQSSAYMHYNMSDIATNTIVQPEVREFCLLKTCRRKFLSQYFETKVDLDSILKHNCCDVCEKECECDHCLVSEVEKCEVIDNCQCADEPDSTQLKEMLESYFNAENDQINMLNQQLVTGLTQTLFDKIVLNYKDIKCEEDIQGLFPYVHLKQHYLSNILLIVQTLN
- the LOC139504024 gene encoding papilin-like, yielding MNVGLGTPIKQRECDGDFCLVCGNFAKEARREETIRKLKGKDYSLKDLLKKYGGINVESGTVCRKRSKKVDSLHKKNTDFYNECQKNVGMSKRMASSPHINPPKRINMSTPKTSTQYAAVFSDSEEEEDDISIIGLHLSDEDTETDQAHVSGILSLQSASSLSGSSSHPFSLDSLTSSATSESATSFQTASMTSLASSNSATSNQTGSCSTSTDHIYSKNNEKSSTVKSKGKEDKQRSTIPAAIDHDYIVSKPSPVVQNIMVDKIMDFKNNIDINSKTEMKEADTEILMSILKTKNKREVIKHLLTTEGFQDSILCLLMEEINLMSNRLRNRKLFYVSELMKKRPEDLKFFKWNEIICEFMVKFPTVFSLILTMFLTPQDMENKDKIEAIIPRIAMVYSMLMQGRNKELSRIQRITSLFLFDNICDQKVNKCFILFMYREFILDSFIMQW
- the LOC139504025 gene encoding uncharacterized protein, with amino-acid sequence MVPCEVFDRLQMVGVCLSYERSLQIVEMIGGHFNDKVVQLVKDNTRFRIIGDNINWTVGVHDQRINNKQKMMHAFGSAVIVQNLTFTNLDRVVPQQLYSQTPVQNFIPSEDDYNLITTDYIILMSRVVFEHIPYFKTFSDIVPININTPCSPNLKKKSEVIPLPVLFKNEQYYQDVVGILDFYEKCLKDAHDKAGKQLHNQTYQIGGDQLTRERFSGAKSLRAHHLNPSDKFSHLSPITFELFHMLMSYLKMSLNLTYKQESGQDIGTLKSLQDRLSRKNIGDNVNDHYEANKDFFISVTDMYIVECFLEFFGMEDKYSTPTKHVPPTFNTNDEMKEWYFSTVEMIVKQHVFLQTITTGAKQQMLEVDGQVFRLVLANGKTITLMKKTISKSKKGDQISNYGNQILQLGLLFKDLIDMIHMPERVRGIRLLKLAMMYFKIYNNLSKYALEILRLLVHQLCTFNLSEKGSNEEFYAMFVNTGGKFETHIPADRRMEYLVKEVKQHVKHMYSNKTEENISNRTRAISGIREISVNFDQQSGVIIRSKKHSDKSSKEDELAILSDLRDIRPFHCQPGRKHSCFGEMSSSVVQNLDVDHYHNWINTRKVKFALENGN